From a region of the Kaistia sp. 32K genome:
- a CDS encoding dihydrofolate reductase family protein — translation MNRPYVICHMLTSINGKTTGSFLEAPETLGAIEAYETTNQSFDSRACLSGRLSMAEHFTHHQPPVLDPEAPVYPREDHIADPAAENYMVVVDTAGKLGWQTNRIEYMSRPPHHIVALLTGRAPDGYLAYLRDRGISYILAGDDALNARLALEKLKLLLGIEKIILSGGGVTNEHFLRAGLIDELSLVVAPVIGHDKEEIDLFQAIDANRTRAATALTLRSVETLEVGCLWLRYSLKSESGESAAS, via the coding sequence ATGAACCGGCCTTATGTCATCTGCCACATGCTGACATCCATCAACGGCAAGACCACCGGCAGCTTCCTCGAGGCCCCCGAGACCCTCGGCGCGATCGAGGCCTACGAGACCACCAACCAGAGCTTCGACAGCCGCGCCTGCCTGAGTGGTCGCCTGTCGATGGCCGAACACTTCACCCATCACCAGCCGCCTGTTCTCGACCCGGAGGCGCCGGTCTATCCGCGCGAAGACCACATCGCCGACCCGGCGGCTGAGAACTACATGGTGGTGGTGGATACGGCGGGGAAGCTCGGCTGGCAGACGAACCGCATCGAGTATATGAGCCGCCCGCCCCACCACATCGTCGCCCTGCTGACCGGAAGGGCGCCGGATGGCTATCTGGCCTATCTCAGGGACCGGGGCATCTCCTATATCCTGGCCGGCGACGACGCGCTCAATGCCCGGCTCGCGCTGGAAAAGCTGAAGCTTCTGCTGGGGATCGAGAAGATCATCCTGTCCGGTGGCGGCGTCACCAACGAACACTTCCTGCGGGCCGGGCTGATCGACGAGCTCAGCCTCGTCGTGGCGCCCGTCATCGGCCACGACAAGGAAGAGATCGACCTGTTCCAGGCGATCGACGCGAACCGGACCCGCGCCGCCACCGCGCTGACGCTCCGGAGCGTCGAGACGCTGGAGGTTGGCTGCCTCTGGCTCCGCTATAGCCTCAAGTCGGAATCCGGAGAGAGCGCGGCCTCATAG
- a CDS encoding dienelactone hydrolase family protein — protein sequence MTEVEITTPHHPLKAYVATPKGEGPWPGVIVLHDIFGLTRVTRGHADWIAEQGYLAIAPDLFSWDGRIRCIRTLMRDMAARRGVSFDDVEAVRSWLVGREDCTGKTGVIGFCGTGQFAILLAAGHGFSAAAPNYGPVPNDIEAIMGGACPVVASYGGRDWTIRGGAARLKDALERNGIENDVKEYPAAGHSFLDDHKGLIGILGAVIGASYKEKEAADARARIRTFFAQHLGDGTVPAEESRWTTGGRSPARKGFGRGL from the coding sequence ATGACAGAGGTCGAGATCACGACGCCGCATCACCCGCTCAAGGCTTATGTGGCGACGCCGAAGGGGGAGGGGCCGTGGCCCGGCGTCATCGTGCTGCATGATATCTTCGGCCTGACCCGCGTTACGCGCGGCCATGCCGACTGGATCGCCGAGCAGGGCTATCTCGCCATCGCGCCGGACCTGTTCTCCTGGGACGGCCGCATCCGCTGCATCCGGACCCTGATGCGCGACATGGCGGCGCGGCGGGGCGTCTCCTTCGACGATGTCGAGGCGGTGCGGTCGTGGCTGGTGGGCCGCGAGGACTGCACCGGCAAGACCGGCGTCATCGGCTTCTGCGGGACCGGCCAGTTCGCGATCCTCCTCGCCGCCGGTCACGGCTTCTCGGCCGCCGCGCCGAACTACGGCCCGGTCCCGAACGACATCGAGGCGATCATGGGCGGCGCCTGCCCGGTGGTCGCGAGCTATGGCGGTCGCGACTGGACCATCCGGGGCGGGGCCGCGCGGCTCAAGGACGCGCTCGAGCGGAACGGCATCGAGAATGACGTCAAGGAATACCCCGCCGCCGGGCATTCCTTCCTCGACGACCACAAGGGCCTGATCGGCATACTCGGCGCGGTCATCGGCGCGAGCTACAAGGAGAAGGAAGCGGCGGACGCCCGGGCCCGCATCCGCACCTTCTTCGCGCAGCATCTCGGCGACGGGACAGTGCCCGCCGAGGAGAGCCGATGGACGACGGGCGGCCGGTCCCCGGCTCGCAAGGGTTTTGGGCGCGGCCTATGA
- a CDS encoding LysR family transcriptional regulator: MRRRDLDLCHRVSNPDPMRGSTAWSLDWFIRYPAVDCGNAFVKFDFQMNDRFFSLQLFAHVARSASFSVAAREMGVSQPTASRIIAALEQQIGVSLFLRTTRAVTLTEAGADYLQRIEPILTALEEADHAVRGTGELRGMLRVAASSAAATRGILPRLARFTDLHPNLRIEFILNDDRQDLVSEAVDVALRAGPLDDSMAVARRIGTVHRVVVTAPGYLAKAGTPRVPADLSDHAIILSPAARVMEGWTFRRDGKTASVRLKGRFILNTLDAAVAAAVAELGILSTGDLSVLQELETGRLVRILPDWEMSSVDISLVLPAGRATKPSARAFADFVEAEFRKLHAP, from the coding sequence ATGCGGCGTCGTGATCTCGACCTCTGTCATCGCGTCTCCAATCCGGATCCAATGCGGGGTTCAACCGCCTGGAGCCTAGATTGGTTTATTCGATATCCTGCGGTAGACTGCGGGAATGCATTTGTTAAATTCGATTTTCAAATGAATGACAGGTTCTTTTCGCTGCAGCTCTTCGCGCATGTCGCGAGGAGCGCGAGCTTCTCTGTCGCGGCCCGCGAAATGGGCGTTTCGCAGCCGACGGCGTCGCGGATCATCGCCGCCCTGGAGCAGCAGATCGGCGTCAGCCTGTTCCTCAGGACGACGCGGGCCGTCACGCTCACCGAGGCGGGCGCCGATTACCTCCAGCGCATCGAACCGATCCTGACGGCGCTCGAAGAGGCCGATCACGCCGTTCGCGGAACCGGCGAGTTGCGCGGCATGCTGCGCGTCGCCGCCTCCTCGGCCGCCGCGACGCGGGGCATCCTGCCGCGCCTGGCGCGATTCACCGATCTGCACCCGAACCTGCGCATCGAGTTCATCCTCAATGACGACCGGCAGGATCTGGTGAGCGAAGCCGTGGATGTCGCCCTGCGAGCCGGGCCCCTCGACGACTCCATGGCCGTCGCCCGCAGGATCGGAACCGTGCATCGCGTCGTCGTCACGGCGCCGGGCTACCTGGCCAAGGCCGGCACGCCGAGGGTCCCGGCGGACCTGTCGGACCACGCGATCATCCTGAGCCCGGCCGCGCGCGTGATGGAGGGATGGACGTTTCGAAGGGACGGGAAGACCGCCTCGGTCCGGCTCAAGGGACGGTTCATCCTGAACACGCTGGACGCGGCGGTCGCCGCCGCCGTGGCCGAGCTCGGCATTCTGTCGACCGGCGATCTCAGCGTCCTGCAGGAACTGGAAACCGGCCGGCTGGTGCGTATCCTGCCCGATTGGGAGATGAGCTCGGTCGATATCAGCCTCGTGCTGCCGGCGGGGCGAGCGACCAAGCCGTCCGCCCGCGCCTTCGCGGATTTCGTCGAGGCCGAGTTCCGCAAGCTGCACGCCCCGTGA